The Triticum urartu cultivar G1812 chromosome 6, Tu2.1, whole genome shotgun sequence genome includes the window GCCTCTGCCCCGCTCCATCATAAAAGGACCACACCACTACCCACGAAGCCAACGCTCCATCGCAAGCCATTTCCTTTGAGCGCAGAGACTCATCAGAGAGTAGTCTTCGAGAGCACGAGAGGCGCAGAGAGGAGAGGAGAAGCTGCCATGGCTTCCATGACTCAGCCCATGCCGTATTACCCCACCACCAACCCCATCATGCACGCGCAGCCGGCCACCACGTCCAGGGGCTCCTTCGCGCCGGTCTTCACCGTGCTGGGCGTCATCTCCTTCCTCGCTGTCGTCGCCTGCGTCGCGGGGCGGCTGTGCGGCCGCCGGCTCTCCAAGAAGAAGGCCTACGCCGACCAGCACTACTACGGCACTAACGCGGTGGGCGGCGACCTGGAGAAGGGCTTCGAGGTCAAGTACCCGCCGATGAAGCCCATGCCGAGCTCGCGCGCCGTGGTCCACGACATGGACGACGGCTTCGAGATCAAGTTCGCGCCGGGGAAGCCCGCCGCGTGGAAGACCGACGCCAAGGCCGACAACAGAGGGCGCCCGCAGcagcagcaccaccaccaccagcatCCCCAGGCCGGCATGCCGAAGGAGTACGCCGGTTTCAGGTACCCCGCGGCTGCCAACGGCGCGGTCAGGCAAGGGCAAGTAAGGGGCGGAACGTTCGTCTCCGCAAAGCCCGGTTCATGATCATCACAGTAGCTTTTAGGTTCATCACAGCTTGATGCATCTATCATATGATAAAGAGTGTCTGCTAGGCATTTACTACTAGGCATCCATGATCCATCGGCGATCATAGCGTGTTCGTTCTTCACTCTAGTTTTGGGGCGCGCTCTGCAAAGTTTGTACCAGTTCCCAGTCACTTCCAGATTGTATTTTGTACATTAATTCATCGAGCAGTGAAGAACATCCCATTCTCAAAGTAACCACGGCTGCACGAAAGCATCAGTCGTCGATGGGGTCCTGGGGAGCTTCGTTGGCCTTGCGCTTGATGGTGATGACTGGACACTCGGCGTGCTTGACGCAGAACTCGCTCACCGTGCCCACGAAAACCCTGCAACGAAAAACACCGACCGTTTAGTTCAAGCGGAAGTTCTGCTTTGCTTCACCC containing:
- the LOC125514303 gene encoding uncharacterized protein LOC125514303, which encodes MASMTQPMPYYPTTNPIMHAQPATTSRGSFAPVFTVLGVISFLAVVACVAGRLCGRRLSKKKAYADQHYYGTNAVGGDLEKGFEVKYPPMKPMPSSRAVVHDMDDGFEIKFAPGKPAAWKTDAKADNRGRPQQQHHHHQHPQAGMPKEYAGFRYPAAANGAVRQGQVRGGTFVSAKPGS